The Ancylobacter sp. SL191 nucleotide sequence GAATCTGGCTGAGGAACAGCTTGGTGCGCTCATGCTGCGGGTTGGAGAAGAACGCATTCGGCTCGTTCATCTCGATGATCTGCCCGGCATCCATAAAGATAACCCGATTGGCGACTTGCCGGGCGAAGCCCATTTCATGGGTGACGCACAGCATGGTCATGCCTTCCTCGGCGAGACTGACCATGGTCTCCAGAACTTCCTTGACCATTTCCGGGTCGAGCGCCGAGGTCGGCTCGTCAAACAACATGATCTTCGGCTTCATGCAGAGCGCGCGGGCAATAGCCACGCGCTGCTGCTGGCCGCCGGAGAGCTGGCCGGGAAACTTATGCGCCTGCTCGGGAATCTTGACTTTCTTGAGAAAATGCATCGCCAACTCTTCGGCGTCCTTCTTGGGCATCTTGCGGACCCAGATCGGGGCGAGCGTCAGATTCTCCAGAATGGTCAGATGCGGGAACAGGTTGAAGTGCTGGAAGCACATGCCGACCTCGCGGCGGATCTCGTCGATCCGCTTGAGATCATTGGTCAATTCGATGCCATCGACGACGATCGAGCCCTGCTGGTGTTCCTCCAGCCGGTTGATGCAGCGGATCATGGTCGACTTGCCGGAGCCCGAGGGGCCGCAGATGACGATACGCTCGCCGCGGCGGACCTTCAGGTTGATGTCCTTGAGCACGTGGAACTCGCCGTACCACTTATGGACGCCAACCAGTTCTACCGCCACGTCTTTTCCCGGCGGCGTGTGCACGGCGGGGATCTCGTCGCTGGAAACGATGGAATGGTGTTCGGTCATGGAATGTCTCCGTCGTTCAGCGGCGGTGGGAGGTGTTGAGGCGGCGCTCCACGAAGAGCGAGTAGCGCGACATGCCGAAGCAGAAGAAGAAGTAGACGAGGCCGGCAAAGGCGAAGCCGGTGTAGAGCGTCACCGGGCTCGCCCAGTTCGGATCGGTGAAGGACGCGCGGAGCTGGCCGAGGAAATCGAAGATCGAGACGATCAGCACCAGCGTCGTATCCTTGAACAAGCTGATGAAACTGTTCACGATTCCCGGAATGACCAGGGTCAGCGCCTGCGGCAGGATGATGAGCCGCATCATCTGGCTCCAGGTCAGCCCCATCGCCATCGCGCCCTCATACTGGCCCTTCGGAATGGCCTGCAGGCCACCGCGCACCACCTCCGCCATATAGGCGGCGGAGAACAGGGCAACGCCCACCAGCGCACGCAACAGTGCGTCCGGATTAGCGCCCTGCGGCAGGAACAGCGGCAGCATGTAAGTCGCGAAGAACAGCACAGTAATCAGCGGCACGCCGCGCCAGAACTCGATGAAGATCACCGAGAGCAGCCGCACGACAGGCATTTGCGAACGCCGCCCCAGCGCCAGCGCGATGCCCAGCGGCAGCGAGGCGACGATGCCGGTGACCGCGATCACCAGCGTCACCAAGAGCCCACCCCACTGCCGGGTCTCGACATAGGAGAGGCCGACATTGACGTCCCAGGCGAAAACCACCGCCGCAAAACCGGCGAACACCAGAAGCGTACTGCGCGCCGCCGCACGGCCCGCGCCGCCGAGGCCGGCGATGATACCGCCGATGACGCCAGCGACGATGAAGGCGGTTAGCAGCAGATCGACCCAGAAAGTCAGGTTCAGCCCGGCCACCGTCGCCCCGCCGGTGAGCGGGCTGATGAGGCCGAAACGCTCCAGGAAGAAGGCGGAGGCGTTGATGTTGCCGCCGGTCAGCAGGACAAAGGCGACCACCGGGTAAATCGCGAAGAACAGCAGCGAATTCAGCCGCTTATACGGCGCGCTCGGCACCAGCAGCGGGACCAGCAGAACGGCACCAAGCGCGAAGACGATGTTGGGCCGCCAGCGTTCGGCGAACGGGTAGAAGCCATATATGAACTGGCCGAACTTGGCGTGCACGAAGGGCCAGCAGGCCCCGACATTCGGACCAAGGCAGGCCTCGCGGTTCTCCCCGGTCCACACCGCGTCGATCAGCAGGAAGCGGATCAGGGGCGGGAAGAGCAGCAGCGCCACGCCGATGCCGGCGAGGGTGAGGATGGTGTGGAAGAAGCCGGAGAACAGGTTCTCCCGCATCCAGCCGATCGGCCCGAGATTGCGCGTGGGCGGCGGCAGTGGCGTTACCAGGTCGGCCCGGATGAAGGTGCCGTCGTCGAAGGTCAGACTCATCGCGCGCTCCTCACCGTTCCACGAGCGCGACGCGCTTGTTGTAGGCGTTCATGATGACGGAGGTGATGATGGACAGCAGGAGATAGACGCCCATGGTCATCGCCACGATCTCGATCGCCTGGCCCGTCTGGTTCAGCGTGGTGCCAGCAAAGACCGCCACGAGGTCGGGATAACCGATGCCGACGGCGAGCGACGAGTTCTTGGTGAGGTTGAGATATTGGCTGGTCAGCGGGGGAATAATGACCCGCATCGCCTGCGGAATGACCACCAGCCGCAAGGTCTGGCTGTTCTTCAGCCCCAGCGAATGGGCCGCTTCCGTCTGGCCATGGCTGACCGCCTGGATGCCGGCGCGCACATTTTCCGCAATGAAGGCGGCGGTGTAGGTCGCCAGCGCCACGGTGAGCGCGACGAATTCGGGAATGACCCGCACGCCGCCGACGAAGTTGAAGCCCTTGAGTTCCGGGCGCTCGATGGTGATCGGGAAATCCGTGACGAACATCGCGACGGTCGGCACGAGGATGAGGATGGCAAGCCCGATGGGCAGCATGGGCAGCCGGCGCCCGGTCTCCTCCTGCCGCGCGCGCGACCAGTAGCTGAGCAGGATGACGGCGAGGATGGCTGCGCCGATCGCCCACAGCACCACGCCCGTTCCGTCGCCGAAGATCGGGCGGGGAACGATAAGGCCGCGGTTGGAGATGTAGATCTCGTTGAAAAGATTGATGCTCTGGCGCGGGTTGGGCATCGCGCTGAGCACCGCGAGGTACCAGAACAGGATCTGGAACAGCGGCGGCAGGTTGCGCAGCACCTCGACATAGATCGTCGACAGGAGGCGCACGACGAAGTTCTTGGAGAGCCGGCCGATGCCGACCAGGAAGCCGATGACGGTGGCAAGGATGATGCCGACCACCGCGACCAGAAGGGTGTTCAGCAGGCCGACAAAGAAAGCTCGGCCATAGGTCGACGTCTCGCTATAGGGAATGAGCGTCTGGTTGATGCCGAAGCCGGCGGTGTTGTCGAGAAAGCCGAAACCGGTCGCGATCTTCTGCGCCGCCAGGTTCTGGCTGGCATTGTCGACGAACATCCAGCCCAGAAAAACGACCACGATCAAGGCGATGATCTGCAGCCCTATGCTGCGCACCTTCGGGTCGTTGATGAAAGAAGTCTTCCCGCCAGACGCGGGCGCGGCCAAGTCCGTCATGGTCCCCCTCGCCTCTTTCGAGGCTCACTGCTTAATCCCGGCGCCGAACTTTGCGTCAGCTTCCGGCAGGAAAGCTCCCGGCCCATAGGACCGGGAGCCTGTCATGACTGATCTCAGCGGATCGGCGGGGCGTACTGCAGGCCGCCCTTGCTCCACAGCGCATTCACGCCGCGGGCCAGCTTGAGGGGGGTGCTGGGGCCGACATTCTTGTCGTACATCTCGCCGTAATTGCCGACGCCCTTGACGACCTGATAGGCCCAGTCATTGCCGATGCCCATGCCCTCGCCGAACTTGCCTTCGGTGCCGAGCAGGCGCTTGACCTCGGGATTGGCCGAGGACTTGAGCTGATCGTCGACGTTCTTCGAGGTCACGCCGAGTTCTTCAGCGTTGAGCTGGGCGAACAGCACCCACTTCACGATGTCGAACCACTGGTCGTCACCATGCGCGACCACAGGGCCGAGCGGCTCCTTGGAGATGATCTCCGGGAGAACGATATGGTCGTCCGGGTTCGTCAGCTTCAGACGCTCGCCGGCGAGGCCCGAACGGTCGGTGGTGAGCACGTCGCAGCGGCCGGCGTCATAGGCCTTGACCACTTCGTCGTTGGTGGCGAAGGCGATGACTTCATAGGTCATGTTGTTGGCGCGGAAGAAGTCGGCGAGGTTCTGCTCGGTGGTGGTGCCGGTCTGCGTGCAGATCGAGGCGCCCGAGAGCTCCATGGCCGAGTTCACCTTCTTGTCCTTGCGGATCATGAAGCCCTGGCCGTCATAATAGGTCACGCCGGTGAAGTTGAGACCGAGCGAGGTATCGCGCGTGATGGTCCAGGTGGTGTTACGCGACAGAATATCGATGTCGCCGGACTGCAGCGCGGTGAAGCGATCCTTGGCCGACAGAGGCGTGTACTTGACCTTGCTGGCATCGCCGAACACCGCTGCGGCAACGGCGCGACAGAAATCCACGTCGAGGCCGGTCCAGTTGCCCTTGTCGTCGGGCGTCGAGAAACCGGGCAGACCCTGGCTGACGCCGCACTGGATGAAGCCCTTGGACTTCACCTGCTCGAGCTTCGTCGCAGCCTGCGCACCGGTGGCCGCGAGGCCAAGGGCGCCCGCGACGGCAAACGTGGAAATGAGGCGTTTCATGTGTGCAGCCTTCTTTACTGGTTCTGAGCTGACGTTCCGCTCGTGGCTCCGAACGGAACGTTGCGACAATTAAAGCAATTCACATGCCGCCACATGCCGGGCAAGCGCGGCACGGTCTGCCCCCTTCGTCTATATCCGCCGGGCACCGTGCTATAGGATGCTGCGGAAGACGCGGGAGCCATCAGAACGCCGTATTCCCCCACGGTCAAGCGCAACCCGTCCTCCTCCACGACCACCCCACTGGCATCAAGATACCGACGAGCGATTTCTCAGCATGGCCTCAGTTCGCAAAGACGCGCCACCCGCCACGTATTCCCTGGAAACCGACCTTGTGCTCCTCGGGCGCGATCCGGCGCGGTTTGACGGCTTCGTGAATACGCCGATCGTGCGCGGCTCCACCGTGCTGTCGCCGACGGTTGCCGACCTTGAGGGTCACACGGGCCGCTACACCTATGGCCGGCGAGGCAACCCCACGGTCGAGGCGCTGGAACAGGCGCTCACGCAGCTTGAAGGCGGCGCCGGCGTGGTGCTCACGCCGTCCGGCCTGTCGGCGGTCAGCGTCGCGCTGCTCTCCGTGCTGCAGGCAGGCGACCACCTCTTGATGACGGACAGTGCCTATCTGCCGACGCGCCAGTTCTGCAACGGTGTGCTGCGCCGCTACGGCGTCGAGACGACCTTTTATGACCCGCTCGTCGGGGTGGGCATCGCCGGGCTGATCCGGCCGAACACGCGGGCGGTGTTCCTGGAGTCGCCGGGCTCGCAGTCCTTCGAGGTGCAGGACGTCCCGGCGATTATCGAAGCGTTGCGCGGCACCGACATACTGACGTTGATCGACAATACCTGGGCGACGCCGCTGTATTTTCGCCCGCACGATGTCGGGGTGGACATCTCCATCCAGGCCGGCACCAAATATCTGAGCGGCCATTCCGATCTGAACATCGGAACGATCTCCGCCACGGCGCGCAGCTATCCGCGCGTGAAGCAGACCCATGGCGACCTCGGCATCACTGTCGCTCCCGAAGACGCCTTTCTAGGCGCGCGCGGGCTCCGCACCATGGCGGTACGCCTTGCCCGGCATCAGGAATCCGCGCTCACCGTGGCCCGCTGGCTTGCATCCCGGCCGGAGGTGCTTCGGGTGCTTCATCCCGGCCTTCCGGAGCACCCCGGCCATGCGCTGTGGAAACGGGACTTCAAAGGCGCGACCGGGCTGTTCAGCATCATTCTCCAGCCTGTGCCGAAGGCGGCGGTCGATGCCTTCCTCGACAGCCTAGCCTTGTTCGGCCTCGGCTATAGCTGGGGCGGGTTCGAGAGCCTGGCGATCCCGTTCGATTGCCGCACCTATCGCACGGCGACGCAGTGGGAGCCGGGTGGCCCCGGCGTGCGCATCCATATCGGGCTCGAAGATCCGGTGGATCTCATCGCCGACCTCGAACAGGGCTTCGGCCGGCTGCGCGACGTGGCGGGCTGACCTCAGCCGCCCGTGCGCCGGTAAACGGAGAGGCGGACGGCGCGCCCGTCCGCATAGGCGATGCCGCCAATATCGGCGGTGCGCTCGAAACGCAGACCCAGCGCTTCGGCGCGCCG carries:
- a CDS encoding amino acid ABC transporter ATP-binding protein; translated protein: MTEHHSIVSSDEIPAVHTPPGKDVAVELVGVHKWYGEFHVLKDINLKVRRGERIVICGPSGSGKSTMIRCINRLEEHQQGSIVVDGIELTNDLKRIDEIRREVGMCFQHFNLFPHLTILENLTLAPIWVRKMPKKDAEELAMHFLKKVKIPEQAHKFPGQLSGGQQQRVAIARALCMKPKIMLFDEPTSALDPEMVKEVLETMVSLAEEGMTMLCVTHEMGFARQVANRVIFMDAGQIIEMNEPNAFFSNPQHERTKLFLSQILH
- a CDS encoding amino acid ABC transporter substrate-binding protein yields the protein MKRLISTFAVAGALGLAATGAQAATKLEQVKSKGFIQCGVSQGLPGFSTPDDKGNWTGLDVDFCRAVAAAVFGDASKVKYTPLSAKDRFTALQSGDIDILSRNTTWTITRDTSLGLNFTGVTYYDGQGFMIRKDKKVNSAMELSGASICTQTGTTTEQNLADFFRANNMTYEVIAFATNDEVVKAYDAGRCDVLTTDRSGLAGERLKLTNPDDHIVLPEIISKEPLGPVVAHGDDQWFDIVKWVLFAQLNAEELGVTSKNVDDQLKSSANPEVKRLLGTEGKFGEGMGIGNDWAYQVVKGVGNYGEMYDKNVGPSTPLKLARGVNALWSKGGLQYAPPIR
- the metC gene encoding cystathionine beta-lyase, coding for MASVRKDAPPATYSLETDLVLLGRDPARFDGFVNTPIVRGSTVLSPTVADLEGHTGRYTYGRRGNPTVEALEQALTQLEGGAGVVLTPSGLSAVSVALLSVLQAGDHLLMTDSAYLPTRQFCNGVLRRYGVETTFYDPLVGVGIAGLIRPNTRAVFLESPGSQSFEVQDVPAIIEALRGTDILTLIDNTWATPLYFRPHDVGVDISIQAGTKYLSGHSDLNIGTISATARSYPRVKQTHGDLGITVAPEDAFLGARGLRTMAVRLARHQESALTVARWLASRPEVLRVLHPGLPEHPGHALWKRDFKGATGLFSIILQPVPKAAVDAFLDSLALFGLGYSWGGFESLAIPFDCRTYRTATQWEPGGPGVRIHIGLEDPVDLIADLEQGFGRLRDVAG
- a CDS encoding amino acid ABC transporter permease; translated protein: MTDLAAPASGGKTSFINDPKVRSIGLQIIALIVVVFLGWMFVDNASQNLAAQKIATGFGFLDNTAGFGINQTLIPYSETSTYGRAFFVGLLNTLLVAVVGIILATVIGFLVGIGRLSKNFVVRLLSTIYVEVLRNLPPLFQILFWYLAVLSAMPNPRQSINLFNEIYISNRGLIVPRPIFGDGTGVVLWAIGAAILAVILLSYWSRARQEETGRRLPMLPIGLAILILVPTVAMFVTDFPITIERPELKGFNFVGGVRVIPEFVALTVALATYTAAFIAENVRAGIQAVSHGQTEAAHSLGLKNSQTLRLVVIPQAMRVIIPPLTSQYLNLTKNSSLAVGIGYPDLVAVFAGTTLNQTGQAIEIVAMTMGVYLLLSIITSVIMNAYNKRVALVER
- a CDS encoding amino acid ABC transporter permease, with translation MSLTFDDGTFIRADLVTPLPPPTRNLGPIGWMRENLFSGFFHTILTLAGIGVALLLFPPLIRFLLIDAVWTGENREACLGPNVGACWPFVHAKFGQFIYGFYPFAERWRPNIVFALGAVLLVPLLVPSAPYKRLNSLLFFAIYPVVAFVLLTGGNINASAFFLERFGLISPLTGGATVAGLNLTFWVDLLLTAFIVAGVIGGIIAGLGGAGRAAARSTLLVFAGFAAVVFAWDVNVGLSYVETRQWGGLLVTLVIAVTGIVASLPLGIALALGRRSQMPVVRLLSVIFIEFWRGVPLITVLFFATYMLPLFLPQGANPDALLRALVGVALFSAAYMAEVVRGGLQAIPKGQYEGAMAMGLTWSQMMRLIILPQALTLVIPGIVNSFISLFKDTTLVLIVSIFDFLGQLRASFTDPNWASPVTLYTGFAFAGLVYFFFCFGMSRYSLFVERRLNTSHRR